One genomic region from Mytilus trossulus isolate FHL-02 chromosome 9, PNRI_Mtr1.1.1.hap1, whole genome shotgun sequence encodes:
- the LOC134683826 gene encoding uncharacterized protein LOC134683826, which translates to MASFPDPPPPYYPPNQPLLEQQGQQYVNQFVQQNPHGFVQAQPSKGGFTDASSGYEYTQQPQMTPPIMNTTTTNVVVCQTQAAPVILINPAPYSYMTPAILTCFFCCWCTGIAAIIAASMSQSQSSEMKYDEARKSANIARILILVTICCGIGGVIIFVAVSVAGQ; encoded by the exons ATGGCGAGCTTTCCTGACCCCCCTCCGCCATATTATCCCCCGAATCAGCCTCTACTGGAACAACAGGGGCAACAATATGTTAATCAATTTGTTCAACAGAACCCACATGGTTTTGTACAAGCACAGCCTTCAAAAGGAGGATTTACTGACGCTTCAAGTGGTTATGAGTATACTCAGCAACCCCAGATGACGCCACCAATAATGAACACAACAACTACTAATGTAGTG GTGTGTCAGACACAAGCTGCACCAGTAATACTTATAAACCCAGCTCCGTACAGCTACATGACACCAGCGATTTTGACCTGTTTCTTTTGTTGCTGGTGTACAGGTATTGCAGCGATTATTGCGGCATCTATG TCTCAAAGTCAGTCAAGTGAAATGAAGTACGACGAAGCAAGAAAATCAGCTAACATAGCTAGAATCCTTATCCTCGTGACCATTTGTTGCGGTATTGGTGGTGTTATTATTTTTGTAGCTGTGTCAGTAGCTGGACAATAA